A window of the Euzebyales bacterium genome harbors these coding sequences:
- a CDS encoding alanyl-tRNA editing protein translates to MTAGATAPTDELFATDAYVQTFEASVAAVDADQRLVALDRTAFYPGGGGQPHDIGRLRWHDGAADVARTRRVAGRIWHAIAADQPLPDPGAAVEGRIDWERRHLLMRTHTALHILCGVIWHDFAVAVTGGNMEPGTGRLDFELPEMSAELGRRLEQRINQEIARARAIAVEFVDRADADTDPALIRTKANLIPAAIDPLRVIDIVGLDRQADGGTHVATTADVGAVDVTGTQSKGRANKRVRIAVRDRSAAQDRSRT, encoded by the coding sequence ATGACCGCAGGCGCCACCGCACCGACCGACGAACTGTTCGCCACCGACGCCTACGTGCAGACGTTCGAGGCGAGCGTGGCCGCGGTCGATGCCGACCAGCGGCTCGTCGCGCTGGACCGCACCGCCTTCTATCCGGGCGGCGGCGGCCAGCCCCACGACATCGGCAGGCTGCGGTGGCACGACGGCGCCGCTGACGTCGCCCGCACACGCCGGGTGGCCGGGCGGATCTGGCACGCGATCGCGGCCGACCAGCCACTTCCGGATCCCGGCGCCGCGGTCGAGGGCCGCATCGACTGGGAGCGCCGACACCTGCTGATGCGCACCCACACCGCTCTGCACATCCTGTGCGGCGTGATCTGGCACGACTTCGCCGTCGCGGTGACCGGCGGCAACATGGAGCCGGGCACCGGGCGGCTGGACTTCGAACTGCCGGAGATGTCGGCCGAGCTCGGCCGCCGGCTTGAGCAGCGGATCAACCAGGAGATCGCGCGAGCCCGCGCCATCGCCGTGGAGTTCGTGGACCGCGCCGACGCCGACACCGATCCCGCGCTGATCCGCACGAAGGCGAACCTGATCCCGGCGGCCATCGATCCCCTGCGCGTCATCGACATCGTCGGCCTGGACCGTCAGGCCGACGGTGGCACACACGTCGCCACAACGGCCGACGTCGGCGCGGTGGATGTGACTGGTACGCAGTCGAAGGGACGCGCCAACAAGCGCGTGCGGATCGCCGTACGGGACCGGTCGGCGGCTCAGGACCGGTCGCGGACCTGA
- a CDS encoding c-type cytochrome translates to MGARSARSVRNILGWLTLLLGCLGVAMWWVADDVAAQEAEPLTGDVDLGGQLYAQACAQCHASDGGGATVPGTDRNAPALSGRPEVTASYVDLVLRTGRMPPAGDPYDNQPRAVAFDDAQRMAIVAYVTEEFDLTNDLADVTELPEGDAGAGQAVYAANCAACHGSTGAGGVAGGGAWTPAVNMYDTTTIAEAIRLGPFQMPAFGEDIIPDEEAADIGAFLEEVSSEPGTPLGLVELNPVFASGFVALMAVAMILSLFWISSKPTWFPDPGSDAEPGEHDEQRVTSVRSADTTEQA, encoded by the coding sequence ATGGGTGCACGCTCTGCTCGATCGGTCCGCAACATCCTCGGCTGGCTCACACTGCTCCTCGGCTGTCTCGGCGTCGCCATGTGGTGGGTGGCCGACGACGTCGCCGCCCAGGAGGCGGAGCCCCTCACGGGCGACGTCGACCTCGGCGGTCAGCTCTACGCGCAGGCCTGCGCCCAGTGCCACGCCTCCGACGGCGGCGGCGCGACGGTGCCCGGCACCGATCGCAACGCACCGGCCCTGTCCGGGCGCCCGGAGGTCACTGCGTCCTACGTCGATCTGGTGCTGCGCACCGGTCGTATGCCCCCCGCCGGGGACCCGTACGACAACCAGCCGCGCGCGGTGGCGTTCGACGACGCACAACGCATGGCGATCGTCGCCTACGTGACCGAGGAGTTCGACCTCACCAACGACCTGGCCGACGTCACCGAGCTGCCGGAGGGCGACGCCGGTGCTGGCCAGGCCGTGTACGCGGCCAACTGCGCAGCATGCCACGGGTCAACCGGAGCCGGCGGCGTGGCCGGTGGCGGCGCATGGACGCCGGCGGTCAACATGTACGACACGACGACGATCGCCGAAGCGATCAGGCTCGGCCCCTTCCAGATGCCCGCGTTCGGCGAGGACATCATCCCGGACGAGGAAGCCGCCGACATCGGCGCCTTCCTCGAGGAGGTCAGCAGCGAGCCGGGCACGCCGCTGGGGCTGGTCGAGCTCAATCCCGTGTTCGCCTCCGGGTTCGTGGCGCTGATGGCGGTGGCGATGATCCTGTCGTTGTTCTGGATCTCGTCCAAGCCGACGTGGTTCCCCGACCCTGGCAGCGACGCCGAACCCGGCGAGCACGACGAGCAGCGCGTCACCTCAGTGCGTTCAGCCGATACCACGGAGCAGGCGTGA
- a CDS encoding helix-turn-helix domain-containing protein: MAQQEITWLSTAAAARHLGITPRTLYRLIDEGEIAAYKFGRVIRLQERDVNAFIERSRIVPGSLEHLYPDPARSNVD; this comes from the coding sequence ATGGCGCAACAAGAAATCACCTGGCTTAGCACGGCGGCGGCGGCCCGCCATCTGGGCATCACCCCGCGAACGCTGTACCGCCTGATCGACGAGGGCGAGATCGCGGCCTACAAGTTCGGGCGCGTCATCCGTCTGCAGGAACGCGATGTCAACGCGTTCATCGAACGCAGCCGCATCGTGCCCGGATCCCTCGAGCACCTGTATCCCGACCCTGCGCGGTCCAACGTCGACTGA
- a CDS encoding SDR family oxidoreductase: MAGVKGRVVVITGAGGGLGRQHALLFAREGARVVVNDLGGKRDGSGFGSEMADGVVCEITDAGGEAVANYDNVATVEGGKRVVATALNAFGQVDAVVNNAGILRDKSFHKMTAEQWDAVLRVHLYGAFSVTRAAWPHMREQQFGRVIVTTSTSGLFGNFGQANYGAAKMGMVGLINTLAVEGARYNITANAVAPLADTRMTSDVIPDDARLHLDPAYVSPVVVHLASEECSDTGVITLASGGHYARIAYMQARGVQFDHVPSVEEIALSWPEISDLTDSAPGRNPLQ; the protein is encoded by the coding sequence ATGGCTGGAGTCAAAGGCAGGGTCGTCGTCATCACGGGTGCAGGCGGCGGACTGGGACGCCAGCACGCGTTGCTGTTCGCCCGCGAAGGCGCCCGTGTGGTCGTGAACGATCTGGGCGGCAAACGCGACGGCTCTGGCTTCGGCTCCGAGATGGCCGACGGCGTGGTGTGCGAGATCACCGACGCGGGCGGCGAGGCCGTCGCCAACTACGACAACGTCGCCACCGTGGAGGGCGGCAAGCGCGTGGTCGCCACGGCCCTCAACGCGTTCGGGCAGGTCGACGCCGTCGTCAACAATGCCGGCATCCTGCGTGACAAGTCCTTCCACAAGATGACCGCGGAGCAGTGGGACGCTGTGCTACGGGTCCATCTGTACGGCGCGTTCAGCGTGACGCGCGCGGCGTGGCCCCACATGCGTGAGCAGCAGTTCGGGCGGGTCATCGTGACGACCTCGACATCGGGCCTGTTCGGCAACTTCGGGCAGGCGAACTACGGCGCCGCGAAGATGGGCATGGTCGGGCTGATCAACACCCTCGCCGTCGAGGGCGCCCGCTACAACATCACCGCCAACGCGGTCGCACCGCTGGCGGACACGCGCATGACCTCCGACGTCATCCCCGACGACGCACGGCTCCACCTGGACCCGGCGTATGTGTCGCCGGTCGTCGTGCACCTCGCGTCCGAGGAGTGCAGCGACACGGGCGTGATCACGCTCGCCAGTGGCGGCCACTACGCCCGCATCGCGTACATGCAGGCCCGGGGTGTGCAGTTCGACCACGTGCCATCGGTCGAGGAGATCGCCCTGTCGTGGCCTGAGATCAGCGACCTGACCGACTCGGCGCCGGGGCGCAACCCGCTGCAGTGA
- a CDS encoding Rieske (2Fe-2S) protein, which translates to MTDDREPTRPNLRVVSEDTPPPSQANDALVIGSAIIAALGGVGFAVGLALETSIAVYGTALALGLLALGFGVRRYFSDLFPDIEAVEPRHPEGEDTDHEPVAAIAPLERRSVLRNALIGAGGVFGISLLAPVPSLGPAPGDALKRTDWRRGTRLVTTDGEPISADNVTAGGVATVWPEGSINNEISAVILVRVADARFRQPTNLEWVVNGELVAYSKVCTHAGCPVGLFREQDNALFCPCHQSTFDAVRGAIPTFGPTARALPQLPLGVDSESFLIALGDFTEQVGPAYG; encoded by the coding sequence ATGACCGACGATCGCGAGCCGACCAGGCCGAACCTGCGGGTCGTCAGCGAGGACACGCCGCCGCCCAGCCAGGCCAACGACGCGCTGGTGATCGGCAGCGCGATCATCGCCGCGCTGGGCGGTGTCGGGTTCGCGGTCGGGCTCGCGCTCGAGACGTCGATCGCCGTGTACGGCACGGCGCTGGCCCTCGGCCTGCTCGCGCTCGGCTTCGGCGTCCGCCGCTACTTCAGTGACCTGTTCCCCGACATCGAGGCCGTCGAGCCCCGTCACCCGGAGGGGGAGGACACCGACCACGAGCCGGTCGCGGCCATCGCCCCCCTCGAGCGGCGGTCGGTGCTGCGCAACGCGCTGATCGGCGCTGGTGGCGTCTTCGGGATCAGCCTGCTGGCGCCGGTTCCGTCACTGGGTCCTGCGCCGGGCGACGCGTTGAAGCGTACCGACTGGCGCCGCGGCACCCGGCTGGTCACGACCGACGGCGAACCCATCAGCGCCGACAACGTCACCGCCGGCGGTGTGGCGACGGTGTGGCCCGAGGGGTCGATCAACAACGAGATCTCGGCGGTGATCCTCGTGCGCGTCGCGGACGCCAGGTTCCGCCAGCCGACCAACCTGGAGTGGGTCGTCAACGGCGAGCTGGTGGCCTACTCGAAGGTCTGCACCCACGCCGGCTGTCCTGTGGGGCTGTTCCGCGAGCAGGACAACGCCCTGTTCTGCCCGTGCCACCAGTCGACGTTCGACGCCGTGCGCGGTGCCATCCCGACGTTCGGCCCGACGGCCCGAGCGCTTCCACAGCTGCCGCTCGGCGTCGACTCGGAGAGCTTCCTGATCGCGCTGGGCGACTTCACCGAGCAGGTCGGACCGGCGTACGGGTAG
- a CDS encoding GNAT family N-acetyltransferase — protein MTDQELTIREARDDELDIVASLVVDAYSEFAARMAPDAWSSFAQDIANVRGRTIDAQVIVAVRGDRIVGTVTRYPEWRGAQQDASAVRVLAVPPDERGTGVGRALMEHCIALTRDEGKDRLVLAVSQEMEEARDLYDRLGFQRDPGLDHEPAPGVRSTGYSLWLREPSSTDSSNGAPDGQVRDRS, from the coding sequence GTGACCGACCAGGAGCTGACCATCCGTGAGGCGCGCGACGATGAGCTCGACATCGTCGCGTCGCTCGTCGTCGATGCCTACAGCGAGTTCGCTGCGCGCATGGCGCCGGACGCGTGGTCGTCCTTCGCGCAGGACATCGCCAACGTGCGCGGGCGGACGATCGACGCCCAGGTGATCGTCGCGGTCCGCGGTGACCGCATCGTCGGCACCGTCACGCGCTACCCGGAGTGGCGTGGCGCCCAGCAGGACGCGTCGGCCGTGCGCGTGCTCGCCGTCCCGCCCGACGAGCGGGGCACCGGCGTGGGCCGGGCTCTCATGGAGCACTGCATCGCGCTGACTCGCGACGAAGGCAAGGACCGCCTGGTGCTGGCGGTCTCGCAGGAGATGGAGGAAGCACGCGACCTCTACGACCGCCTCGGGTTCCAGCGTGACCCCGGCCTGGATCACGAGCCGGCCCCGGGGGTGCGCTCGACGGGTTACTCGCTCTGGCTGCGGGAGCCGTCGTCGACGGACTCGTCGAACGGCGCGCCGGACGGTCAGGTCCGCGACCGGTCCTGA